From Terriglobia bacterium, one genomic window encodes:
- a CDS encoding BON domain-containing protein, which translates to MLNRIKGVWMAWVLVSVLALPAFAGERRGDANDQKIQQEVNNVLNGKKEWRDVRARVNDGVVTLNGEVPLYRDKKNLEQKIGKRKGVTGVRDDVEIAGTTASDLQLQDTLANKLRYDREGFGSVFNNLTIGVNSGVATVGGTVRTPYDKESALNLVETTAGVKRVVDNIKVAPTSFYDDRLRLEVARAIYRRLPPGYALDPQRPIRIVVVNGHVQLDGVVGSKLDRQIAEMQARSVPGVFSVTDNLAVSSQME; encoded by the coding sequence ATGCTGAACAGAATAAAAGGGGTGTGGATGGCATGGGTCTTGGTGTCAGTGCTTGCGCTCCCGGCGTTTGCAGGAGAGCGCCGGGGAGATGCGAACGACCAGAAGATCCAGCAAGAAGTGAACAATGTACTTAATGGAAAGAAGGAGTGGAGGGATGTTCGGGCGAGAGTGAATGACGGAGTCGTAACTCTAAATGGTGAGGTTCCGCTGTATCGCGATAAGAAAAACCTGGAACAGAAGATTGGGAAGCGGAAGGGAGTAACCGGAGTTCGCGACGATGTTGAGATCGCGGGCACCACGGCTTCCGACCTGCAGTTGCAGGATACGCTGGCGAACAAACTGCGCTATGACCGCGAAGGTTTCGGCAGCGTGTTCAACAACCTGACGATTGGTGTGAACAGCGGTGTGGCTACCGTGGGCGGGACGGTGCGCACTCCATACGACAAGGAATCGGCGCTTAACCTGGTGGAGACTACGGCGGGAGTGAAGAGGGTGGTGGACAACATTAAAGTCGCACCGACTTCGTTCTACGACGATCGTCTGCGACTGGAAGTTGCGCGCGCGATCTACCGCAGGTTGCCACCAGGGTATGCACTTGATCCGCAGAGACCGATACGCATCGTGGTTGTAAACGGCCATGTGCAGCTCGATGGCGTGGTGGGCAGCAAACTCGACCGGCAGATTGCGGAAATGCAAGCACGGTCGGTGCCGGGAGTGTTCAGCGTGACGGATAACCTGGCGGTGTCGAGTCAGATGGAGTAG
- a CDS encoding alpha/beta fold hydrolase: protein MAKYVFGPYHLDASERRLISGNEEVRLRAKLFDTLRVLVENAGRLVRKDELMQAVWPDSVVEENNLDHCVSQLRKLFHPAKYIETVPRHGYRFTANVTPVHPLHLVELQPAVQRSDAPDQEIQFFTASDGVRIAFTKGGSGPTLVRTIDWLNHLDFEWKSPFLRHWLSEIMRHHTLVRYDQRGSGLSDWNVDDFSFERTIQDFEELVDAAGLGKFAILGGCQGAAVAAAYAVRHPERVTRLIFTGAFANGWPAPGDSVTEQFNALLTLIRLGWGRDNPAFRQLWTTLFRPDADSVEMDWLNELQRISTSPENAVRMMSEFPKIKILDLLPKISCPTLVLHSRDDAAIPVQEGRLIATRIRGARFVELPSRSHLVSPGDPGWQIFVRELSAFLEWTRIDNQESATASAG, encoded by the coding sequence GTGGCGAAGTACGTTTTTGGCCCGTATCACCTCGATGCGAGTGAGCGAAGACTCATCTCTGGCAATGAGGAAGTCCGCCTCCGAGCCAAGTTGTTTGACACTCTACGTGTGTTGGTAGAGAACGCAGGTCGCCTCGTCCGGAAGGACGAGCTTATGCAGGCGGTCTGGCCTGATTCTGTCGTCGAGGAAAACAATCTCGATCACTGTGTCTCGCAGCTTCGCAAGTTGTTTCATCCCGCAAAGTACATCGAGACTGTTCCACGTCACGGATATAGATTCACTGCAAACGTGACGCCAGTTCATCCCCTGCACCTGGTGGAACTCCAACCTGCTGTCCAAAGATCCGATGCACCCGACCAGGAAATCCAATTCTTTACCGCCAGCGATGGCGTGCGTATCGCTTTTACCAAGGGCGGCAGTGGACCGACTCTGGTTCGAACCATCGATTGGTTGAACCATCTGGATTTCGAGTGGAAGAGCCCCTTCTTGAGGCATTGGCTATCCGAAATCATGCGCCATCACACCCTCGTTCGATACGACCAGCGGGGCAGCGGCCTTTCTGATTGGAATGTCGACGACTTCTCCTTCGAACGCACGATTCAGGACTTCGAGGAACTCGTCGACGCCGCCGGCCTTGGGAAGTTCGCAATTCTTGGCGGTTGCCAGGGGGCGGCGGTGGCTGCCGCATATGCTGTCCGTCATCCTGAACGAGTCACCAGGCTGATTTTCACCGGCGCGTTCGCCAATGGATGGCCGGCACCCGGCGACAGCGTTACGGAGCAATTCAACGCACTGCTCACGCTGATTCGGCTCGGGTGGGGGCGCGACAATCCCGCCTTCCGCCAGCTCTGGACCACGCTCTTTCGGCCGGATGCGGATTCCGTCGAAATGGACTGGTTGAATGAGCTTCAACGAATCTCAACTTCGCCCGAGAATGCGGTGCGTATGATGTCGGAATTCCCCAAGATCAAGATTCTCGACCTCTTGCCAAAGATCTCCTGTCCAACCCTCGTCCTCCATTCGCGCGACGACGCGGCTATTCCTGTTCAGGAAGGCCGACTGATTGCCACACGAATTCGTGGGGCACGCTTCGTTGAGTTGCCCAGCCGGTCGCATCTGGTCAGCCCGGGAGATCCCGGATGGCAAATCTTCGTCCGAGAGCTCTCCGCGTTTCTCGAGTGGACGAGAATCGACAATCAAGAATCCGCGACTGCGTCAGCGGGATAA
- a CDS encoding alpha/beta fold hydrolase has translation MERYTFAEFTLDVDEHRFLRNGVEIRLRGKLFETLSIFVQNPAKLLRKEELLEMIWQGRIVEENNLDHCVSQLRKLLGDKGNKFLETVPRQGYRFLCPVRRLTAEVDLTVNNVLPGQVPQVPSQEIQSFRTKDGVNIAYSRCGSGPPLVKAANWLNHLEFEWQSPIWAHWVAELTKHHTLYRYDERGNGLSDWNISDFSFEAWVRDFEQLIDTLELDRFALLGISQGGAVAVSYAARFPERVSKLVLYGAYSRGWLFRNLPSEIERRNALLTLVRLGWGRDNPAFWQLWTTLFMPGATPEQANWFNELQRRTTSAENAVQLLAEAGKINVLDLLPKIQCPTLVLHCKDDAAIPVSESRLLAARIPGAKFIELPSRNHLVLPQEPAWGIFLRSLHEFLGWEHTVQTFDRLRQSAPAS, from the coding sequence ATGGAGCGTTACACCTTTGCAGAGTTCACCCTCGATGTCGATGAACACCGTTTTCTGAGAAACGGCGTCGAAATCCGGCTGCGCGGAAAATTGTTCGAGACTTTGAGCATTTTTGTGCAGAACCCCGCCAAACTCCTCCGAAAGGAAGAGCTTCTTGAGATGATCTGGCAGGGCAGGATTGTCGAAGAAAACAATCTCGATCACTGCGTCTCGCAACTTCGAAAACTCCTCGGGGACAAGGGGAACAAGTTCCTTGAAACCGTTCCTCGCCAGGGCTACCGATTTCTTTGCCCCGTTCGAAGGCTCACCGCCGAGGTCGATCTCACTGTCAACAATGTTCTCCCAGGACAAGTCCCTCAAGTCCCGTCACAGGAAATCCAGTCTTTTCGGACCAAGGATGGGGTAAACATCGCTTACTCCCGGTGCGGCTCGGGCCCGCCTCTCGTCAAAGCAGCCAATTGGCTGAATCACCTCGAGTTTGAATGGCAAAGCCCGATCTGGGCCCACTGGGTGGCCGAGCTCACGAAACACCACACGTTGTATCGTTACGATGAACGAGGTAACGGCCTATCCGATTGGAACATTTCTGATTTTTCGTTTGAGGCCTGGGTACGCGACTTTGAACAACTGATCGATACCCTGGAACTCGACAGGTTCGCTCTTCTTGGGATCTCGCAGGGCGGTGCTGTCGCGGTATCGTACGCCGCTCGTTTCCCAGAGCGCGTCAGCAAACTCGTCCTCTATGGTGCATATTCCCGCGGTTGGCTGTTCCGTAACTTGCCTTCCGAAATCGAACGCCGCAATGCACTTCTCACTCTCGTGAGACTAGGATGGGGAAGGGATAATCCGGCCTTCTGGCAATTGTGGACGACACTATTCATGCCAGGTGCGACACCCGAACAAGCCAACTGGTTCAACGAACTGCAGCGAAGAACCACCTCGGCGGAGAACGCCGTACAACTCCTCGCCGAAGCAGGAAAGATAAACGTTCTGGATCTCCTGCCCAAGATCCAGTGCCCTACTCTGGTACTACATTGCAAAGACGATGCGGCGATCCCAGTCTCGGAAAGTCGTCTCCTGGCCGCGAGAATTCCCGGCGCAAAATTCATCGAACTCCCTAGCCGCAACCACCTGGTGCTACCGCAGGAACCCGCATGGGGAATCTTCCTCCGGTCTTTGCATGAGTTTCTTGGTTGGGAGCACACCGTTCAGACTTTCGACCGATTGCGGCAATCGGCCCCTGCGTCATAG
- a CDS encoding isoprenylcysteine carboxylmethyltransferase family protein, with the protein MKRVTVFVYGVVSYAVFFLTFLYAVGFIGNMVVPRSLDSAARVPFWQALLIDTLLLGLFAVQHSAMARPAFKRFLTKFIPEPAERSTYVLCSSLALIAMFAFWEPIGGVIWDVADPAIRNAINMVFGFGFALVLVTTFLINHFDLFGLRQVTLFLAGKPYTHLEFRTPLFYKFVRHPLYIGWFIAFWATPTMTGAHLLFAVMTSVYILMAIGWEERDLVTIHGAHYEDYRKRVPKLMPSLVPYRMEKEPARSYRPVA; encoded by the coding sequence ATGAAGCGAGTGACAGTCTTCGTGTACGGCGTGGTGAGTTACGCCGTGTTTTTTCTCACATTTCTTTATGCCGTTGGGTTTATCGGGAATATGGTTGTCCCGAGATCACTGGACTCCGCAGCGCGGGTTCCGTTCTGGCAGGCATTGCTGATTGACACGCTGCTGCTGGGCCTATTTGCCGTCCAGCACAGCGCGATGGCGCGGCCGGCATTCAAGCGGTTTCTGACAAAATTCATCCCGGAGCCGGCTGAGCGCAGCACATATGTTCTCTGCTCGAGTCTCGCGCTCATAGCTATGTTCGCGTTCTGGGAGCCGATCGGCGGCGTGATCTGGGACGTCGCTGATCCTGCAATCCGGAACGCGATTAACATGGTATTTGGTTTTGGCTTCGCTTTGGTTCTGGTTACGACGTTCTTAATCAACCACTTCGACCTGTTCGGACTTCGGCAGGTGACGTTGTTCCTGGCAGGGAAGCCATATACGCACCTCGAATTCCGTACTCCGCTCTTCTACAAGTTTGTGCGGCACCCTTTGTATATTGGGTGGTTCATCGCCTTCTGGGCGACGCCCACCATGACGGGCGCGCACCTGCTTTTTGCGGTCATGACATCGGTGTATATCCTGATGGCAATCGGCTGGGAAGAGCGCGATCTCGTAACGATTCACGGAGCCCATTACGAGGACTACCGGAAGCGGGTGCCGAAGCTTATGCCATCACTGGTGCCGTACCGGATGGAGAAAGAACCGGCGAGGAGTTATCGTCCGGTGGCATAG
- a CDS encoding PP2C family protein-serine/threonine phosphatase, which translates to MKGATEVHRALCAPELQHLGAFEFASTIIPARHVSGDFVHSLQHRGKTFIVLGDLMGKGLSAAMWLTHVIDLVHRAAEGSQNVCDLLSRLNSEILESRVRAPLMSAVALCFEEGSSVVSCALAGHPPAVIIRGDVNFEIATAGGPLLGVFSSPRYECQDVDLRRGESIVAFSDGLIERRDHREDFSIGWVAALAAKAADAAPLLTISTLLDASTDLTRENRLDDTSIMVLRRSK; encoded by the coding sequence ATGAAAGGGGCGACGGAAGTTCACCGCGCGCTCTGCGCGCCCGAATTGCAGCACCTGGGTGCCTTTGAATTCGCCTCAACAATCATACCGGCGCGTCACGTGAGCGGGGATTTCGTTCACAGTCTGCAGCATCGTGGAAAGACCTTTATCGTTTTGGGCGACTTAATGGGCAAGGGACTCTCGGCGGCGATGTGGCTTACACACGTCATCGACCTTGTGCATCGTGCGGCAGAAGGATCGCAAAACGTGTGCGATCTGTTGAGCCGGCTTAATTCGGAGATTTTGGAGTCGCGGGTCCGAGCGCCTCTAATGAGCGCAGTAGCTCTGTGCTTCGAGGAAGGCAGCAGCGTGGTTTCGTGCGCGCTGGCCGGGCACCCGCCTGCTGTGATCATTCGGGGCGACGTTAACTTTGAGATTGCGACTGCGGGTGGCCCATTGCTGGGGGTGTTTTCCAGTCCACGATATGAGTGCCAAGACGTCGATTTGAGAAGAGGCGAATCGATCGTTGCCTTTTCTGACGGGCTGATAGAAAGAAGGGACCATCGTGAAGATTTCTCGATCGGATGGGTCGCAGCGCTGGCAGCGAAAGCTGCTGATGCCGCACCGCTGTTGACGATATCAACCCTGCTCGATGCCTCTACTGATTTGACGCGGGAGAATCGACTGGACGACACGAGCATCATGGTATTGCGGCGCTCAAAATGA
- a CDS encoding protein-L-isoaspartate(D-aspartate) O-methyltransferase produces MQHLFEPDPYVSRRQAMVEHQLRRRGIHDERVLRATEEVPRHEFIPEAGRFRAYEDQPVPIGEEQTISQPYIVALMTQLLAVEPENVVLEVGTGTGYQAAVLSRLGRQVYTVERHASLAERAREIFVRLAYENIEVVVGDGTLGFPEHAPYDRILVAAAAPSVPQPLIDQMQDDGRMIIPVGTSEMQVLQLVRKSQGEIYASNLEGCRFVPLIGECGFTNPH; encoded by the coding sequence GTGCAACATCTCTTCGAACCCGATCCATATGTGTCGCGGCGGCAAGCGATGGTGGAGCACCAGCTTCGCCGGCGCGGCATTCACGACGAACGAGTGCTGCGAGCAACGGAAGAGGTTCCGCGGCATGAGTTCATACCGGAGGCCGGACGGTTTCGCGCGTACGAAGACCAGCCGGTACCGATAGGGGAAGAGCAGACGATATCGCAGCCGTACATTGTCGCGCTGATGACGCAGTTGCTGGCGGTCGAACCGGAGAATGTGGTGCTCGAGGTCGGAACGGGGACGGGATACCAGGCGGCGGTGCTGTCGCGCCTGGGGCGACAGGTTTACACGGTCGAGCGGCACGCTTCGCTGGCGGAGAGGGCGCGGGAGATCTTTGTGCGACTGGCGTACGAGAATATCGAAGTTGTGGTTGGCGACGGGACGCTTGGATTCCCAGAGCACGCGCCGTACGACCGGATACTGGTGGCGGCGGCTGCCCCGAGCGTTCCGCAGCCATTGATCGACCAGATGCAGGACGACGGACGGATGATAATTCCGGTGGGGACGTCGGAGATGCAGGTACTGCAACTCGTAAGGAAGAGCCAGGGGGAGATTTACGCCAGCAATCTTGAAGGTTGCCGGTTCGTGCCGCTGATCGGGGAGTGCGGATTCACGAATCCGCACTGA
- a CDS encoding translocation/assembly module TamB domain-containing protein, translating into MRGRRKLLQGLIGVALLGAVIWAGWFLTSDGFRNLVRIWLEHRIEATTGGRATVSAVRWNLSKMEFEATDLTLHGLEAPSEKPFAHVDRVFARVQVRSFFHREFDFDYLLVDHPTIHIIVYPDGTTNQPVPEKKRVSDRTPVEQLVDLAVGKLQLNNAELIFNQLTIPIAVDANDVTFSSSFDHKEKRYDGRLGLGKLEAHVDGWRPLPTISEMEFSLYRDRGVIRKLSVRSGKSSLEASGTISDFEHLAADLKYNAHIDVREMAATARIRDLKAGSVDLQGTAKLAPRGSVTTGSMKFAGLHFDDGSVRVANLSGQSGYAVDRATMAFKAISAKALGGMVSGEGEIRNWMAANDQAGSMDLRLNGVQLRDVAQAAASRSLPLRDLHFDGETAGTVKLTWRGSLQDSRADLALQVSPRTVTPAGELPVTADVRGTFFHRTQTMEIASAHLTTPESTVSIQGSIGAYRLQLKANAQSKRAAEFQPILRTLQAGNTYPVELNGPAVFNGTVSGSFAALSAAGHVEVRDFTTILPMEAARAGHPGQTGPVHWDSLVAEIHYSPSQVTASNATLVRGSAQATFDANIGLTKSRFTDSSPLTVRGKLGNAEIRDVQSLLGYDYPVSGRLDADLQVKGTANNLQGGGRVHLRDATFYGETHVSISSDLEFSRGEVRFLNLKAMNPAGELNATGAYNAQTTAFRFSLRSGTIQLARLHLLQEKRIHIEGTAQLEAAGSGTRSAPTVNAKLHLRDLTFGGEREGAIDLDATTRGTEMTLQGVSQFANAELQMNGTIYLRESFPAHLVVTFRNLDIDPVFAAYVKQFHTTSHTLLAGRVELDGPLSEPAKLSARGQLDSLVAGIENIKVANQGLILFSVQNQMLGIEALHLVGEGTDFTATGHIGLAGKNDIAARATGSVNMKILQSFRPEYTSAGLSTIDLNASGTFEHPRIRGRIQITNGAMSYVDLPNGLSNINGTMFFNEDRLQIRTLTAHTGGGDLNITGFITYSNGVTFNLVAQGKEIRLRYPPGVSASGDANLTLAGTPKNALLSGDVTVTRFGVNPRFDFASYLAKSRQPQVMVNPDSPLNGLRLDVHIISTPELQLETSLAKVTGSIDVRLRGTAARPVLLGRVNIFEGDIVFNSTTYHLERGEISFNNPAQIQPVLDIEASARVRDYDITLGFHGPADRPSINYRSDPPLPTADIIALLALGRTRQESATAQMYNPQQQALSESDENALLGQALNATVSSRMQRLFGVSRIKIDPQVGGAENNTNARLTIEQQVSNKITITYITNLSQSAQQIIQVEWNITRDLSLQGVRDQTGVLGFDVRIRQRKK; encoded by the coding sequence ATGCGCGGACGGCGCAAGCTGCTGCAGGGCTTGATCGGAGTCGCTCTGCTCGGCGCGGTGATCTGGGCTGGCTGGTTTTTGACGAGCGACGGCTTTCGGAACCTGGTTCGGATATGGCTTGAGCATCGCATTGAGGCGACAACCGGGGGACGAGCAACGGTCAGCGCGGTGCGATGGAATCTGTCGAAGATGGAGTTCGAAGCGACTGACCTCACCCTGCACGGACTGGAAGCGCCTTCGGAGAAGCCATTCGCGCACGTCGACCGGGTGTTCGCGCGGGTGCAGGTACGGAGTTTTTTTCATCGTGAATTCGATTTTGACTACCTCCTTGTAGATCATCCGACCATTCACATCATTGTTTATCCGGATGGGACGACGAACCAGCCTGTCCCGGAAAAGAAGCGAGTGTCCGACCGAACGCCAGTTGAGCAACTGGTGGACCTGGCGGTGGGAAAGCTGCAACTGAACAATGCTGAGCTGATCTTCAACCAGTTGACGATTCCGATTGCGGTAGACGCGAACGATGTCACGTTCAGTTCGAGTTTCGATCACAAGGAGAAGCGCTACGACGGGCGATTGGGGCTCGGAAAGCTCGAAGCGCATGTCGATGGATGGAGACCGCTGCCGACGATTTCGGAGATGGAGTTCAGTCTTTATCGCGATCGCGGGGTGATTCGGAAGCTGTCGGTGCGATCGGGAAAATCGTCGCTTGAGGCGAGCGGAACCATCAGCGACTTTGAGCATCTCGCGGCCGATCTCAAATACAACGCCCATATCGATGTTCGTGAGATGGCGGCGACAGCGCGGATACGCGACCTGAAGGCTGGGAGCGTGGATCTGCAGGGGACGGCGAAGCTTGCGCCGCGGGGATCGGTGACAACTGGAAGCATGAAGTTCGCGGGGCTGCACTTCGATGATGGCAGCGTCCGCGTCGCGAACCTGTCTGGACAGAGCGGGTATGCCGTCGATCGTGCGACGATGGCGTTCAAGGCAATTTCGGCAAAGGCGCTGGGTGGGATGGTGAGTGGCGAAGGTGAGATTCGGAACTGGATGGCCGCGAACGACCAGGCCGGATCGATGGACCTCCGCCTGAATGGTGTGCAACTGCGGGATGTGGCGCAAGCGGCGGCCTCGCGTTCTTTGCCGCTGCGGGATTTGCATTTTGATGGCGAAACGGCCGGAACGGTGAAGCTGACATGGCGCGGATCATTGCAGGATTCGCGGGCGGATCTTGCGCTGCAGGTGAGCCCGCGAACCGTGACTCCGGCGGGAGAACTTCCGGTCACAGCCGATGTGCGCGGCACGTTCTTCCATCGAACCCAGACGATGGAGATTGCGAGCGCGCATCTGACGACGCCGGAGAGTACAGTTTCCATACAGGGAAGCATCGGGGCGTACCGACTGCAGTTGAAGGCGAACGCGCAATCGAAACGCGCGGCAGAGTTCCAGCCAATTTTGCGGACGCTGCAGGCGGGCAATACCTATCCCGTTGAGTTGAATGGTCCAGCGGTCTTCAATGGAACAGTATCCGGGAGTTTCGCGGCCCTGAGCGCTGCAGGGCATGTTGAAGTGCGGGACTTTACGACCATTCTCCCGATGGAGGCTGCGCGCGCGGGACACCCGGGACAGACGGGGCCGGTGCACTGGGATTCCCTCGTGGCCGAAATCCATTACTCGCCCTCGCAGGTTACGGCATCGAATGCCACGCTGGTGCGCGGCAGTGCACAGGCCACATTCGACGCCAACATCGGACTGACAAAGAGCCGGTTTACGGATTCTTCACCATTGACAGTGCGCGGGAAGTTAGGGAATGCGGAGATTCGCGATGTGCAGTCGTTACTTGGATACGACTACCCGGTTTCCGGGCGGCTGGATGCAGATTTGCAGGTGAAGGGTACAGCGAACAATTTGCAGGGCGGGGGCCGCGTACATCTGAGAGATGCGACGTTCTACGGCGAAACACACGTCTCGATCAGTTCGGACTTGGAGTTCAGCCGCGGTGAAGTTCGGTTCCTGAACTTGAAAGCAATGAATCCGGCCGGTGAGTTGAACGCAACGGGAGCATATAACGCTCAGACCACAGCGTTCCGCTTCAGCCTTCGCAGTGGGACGATTCAACTCGCGCGACTGCACCTGCTGCAGGAGAAGAGGATTCACATTGAGGGAACGGCGCAACTGGAGGCTGCGGGTTCGGGGACCCGGAGCGCGCCGACTGTCAATGCGAAATTGCATCTGCGAGACCTCACGTTCGGAGGCGAGCGTGAGGGCGCGATCGATCTGGATGCGACTACGCGGGGCACGGAGATGACGCTGCAGGGAGTATCGCAGTTTGCGAATGCAGAGCTCCAGATGAATGGGACGATATATCTGCGCGAGAGCTTCCCGGCGCATCTTGTGGTGACGTTCCGGAACCTCGACATAGATCCGGTGTTCGCGGCCTATGTGAAGCAGTTCCATACGACGAGTCATACATTGCTGGCGGGGCGGGTCGAGTTGGATGGGCCGCTGAGCGAGCCGGCGAAACTTTCTGCGCGAGGGCAGCTCGATTCGCTGGTAGCGGGCATTGAGAACATCAAGGTTGCGAACCAGGGGCTCATCCTGTTCTCGGTGCAGAATCAGATGCTCGGGATTGAGGCCCTGCACCTGGTGGGAGAAGGGACGGACTTCACAGCCACAGGGCATATAGGACTCGCGGGTAAGAACGACATCGCGGCACGCGCGACGGGCAGTGTGAACATGAAAATCCTGCAGAGCTTCAGGCCTGAGTACACGTCTGCGGGACTGAGTACGATCGATCTCAATGCTAGCGGGACGTTCGAGCATCCGAGAATTCGCGGGCGGATCCAGATCACAAACGGCGCGATGTCGTATGTCGATCTGCCGAATGGGTTGAGCAACATCAATGGGACGATGTTCTTCAACGAGGATCGGCTGCAGATTCGTACACTCACGGCGCATACCGGCGGCGGGGATCTCAATATCACCGGATTTATCACATACAGCAACGGGGTAACTTTCAACCTGGTTGCGCAGGGGAAAGAGATACGGCTGCGGTATCCCCCCGGCGTAAGTGCATCGGGGGACGCGAACCTGACCTTGGCGGGCACGCCGAAGAACGCGCTGCTCTCGGGCGACGTCACGGTGACGCGATTTGGAGTGAACCCAAGATTCGATTTTGCTTCGTACTTGGCGAAGAGCCGGCAGCCGCAAGTGATGGTGAATCCGGATTCGCCGCTCAATGGGCTGCGACTGGATGTGCACATTATCTCGACGCCGGAGCTGCAGTTGGAGACTTCGCTGGCAAAGGTGACCGGGAGCATCGATGTTCGTCTGCGCGGGACGGCGGCGAGGCCGGTGCTGCTGGGACGTGTGAACATTTTCGAAGGTGACATCGTCTTCAACAGCACGACATATCACCTCGAACGCGGAGAGATCAGTTTCAATAATCCGGCGCAGATTCAACCGGTACTGGATATCGAAGCGTCGGCACGGGTTCGAGACTACGACATCACGCTGGGGTTCCACGGACCGGCGGACCGGCCGAGCATCAATTACCGGTCGGATCCGCCGCTGCCGACCGCGGACATCATTGCGCTGCTGGCGCTGGGCCGAACGAGGCAGGAGTCGGCTACGGCACAGATGTATAACCCTCAACAGCAGGCCCTGAGCGAGAGCGACGAGAACGCGCTGCTTGGGCAGGCGCTGAATGCCACCGTGAGCAGCCGCATGCAACGACTATTCGGGGTGAGCCGGATCAAGATCGATCCGCAGGTGGGCGGAGCGGAGAACAATACCAACGCGCGGCTCACGATCGAGCAGCAGGTCTCGAACAAAATCACCATCACTTACATCACCAACCTCTCGCAATCGGCGCAGCAGATTATCCAAGTGGAGTGGAATATCACGAGGGACCTTTCCCTGCAGGGGGTCCGCGATCAGACAGGAGTGCTGGGCTTTGACGTGCGGATTCGCCAGCGCAAGAAGTAG
- a CDS encoding SurA N-terminal domain-containing protein, with protein MTVIAKVEEKRPDAAFATAEKTTLRIRPRDVLIFVIMACFAALGQEVQTIDRIVATVNHQPVLQSEWEDSLRFEGFLQGRPPETFTTEEREQALNRLIDRVLLAQQMQADYSATPQELADREDEIRTQLQGAETDKGWHELLRSYGLTDAAFNAALENQLTVMHFVELRLRPSVRVSNEDIQDYYSQTLVPAVKKTGKAAESLDELRPRIRELLVQKQMDTVLEDWLANLRSQSEIHITTDNDGAGNAAADKTVKDPK; from the coding sequence ATGACGGTGATTGCAAAGGTCGAGGAGAAGAGGCCGGACGCCGCCTTCGCCACAGCCGAGAAGACGACGCTACGGATTCGTCCGCGGGACGTGTTGATTTTCGTGATCATGGCCTGCTTCGCGGCGCTTGGGCAGGAGGTGCAGACGATCGACCGGATCGTTGCGACCGTGAATCACCAACCGGTATTGCAGAGCGAGTGGGAAGACAGTTTGCGGTTCGAGGGATTTTTGCAGGGAAGGCCGCCCGAGACTTTCACGACTGAAGAGCGCGAGCAGGCGCTCAACCGGTTAATCGATCGCGTTCTGCTGGCGCAGCAGATGCAGGCGGATTACAGCGCGACGCCGCAAGAACTGGCCGACCGTGAGGATGAGATCCGGACGCAATTGCAGGGTGCGGAGACTGACAAAGGATGGCACGAATTACTGCGGAGTTATGGGCTGACGGATGCCGCATTCAATGCCGCACTCGAGAATCAATTGACCGTGATGCACTTCGTCGAGCTGCGCCTGCGGCCGAGCGTGCGTGTCAGCAACGAAGATATTCAGGACTACTACAGCCAGACACTTGTCCCCGCAGTGAAGAAGACGGGTAAGGCCGCCGAATCGCTCGACGAATTGCGGCCGCGTATTCGCGAGCTGCTGGTGCAGAAGCAGATGGATACAGTGCTGGAGGACTGGCTGGCGAATCTGCGAAGCCAGAGCGAAATCCACATTACGACGGACAACGATGGCGCCGGAAATGCCGCGGCAGATAAGACGGTGAAGGATCCGAAATAG